The segment TCCTTTGTAAAAATCAGGTGAGAGGAGAGAGTTGGTTTCAAATAATAACGGGACCTAACATGGGAGGGAAGTCCACTTTCATTCGCCAGGTCGGTGTGACTGTACTGATGGCTCAAGTTGGTTCCTTTGTTCCTTGCGATAAAGCTTCAGTTTCCATCAGAGACTGTATCTTTGCACGTGTAGGAGCAGGCGATTGCCAAGTGAGTTTTAACTCTCTGCTTCTTTGTTATTGAATCTGCTGAGTTGTGTAAACctcttttaagtttttttttacctttcatGTTATAGCTTCGTGGAGTGTCTacttttatgcaagaaatgctAGAAACAGCGTCGATATTAAAAGGAGCTACTGATAAGTCACTGATAATCATCGATGAACTGGGCCGTGGACATCAACATATGATGGTTTTGGTTAGTTTTTCAACTGCAacgtttcttctttttttttttgttggaattTGAGTTGATTTTGCTGTATTATGTTGTTAACGTTATCTTGGTGAATGTATCAGTTTTAGCATGGGCTATATGTGAGCATCTGGTTCAAGTGAAGAAAGCTCCTACTCTGTTTGCTACCCACTTCCATGAACTTACTGCCTTGGCTCAAGCAAACTCTGAGGTTGCAGGTAACACCGTTGGTGTTGCAAACTTCCATGTCAGCGCACATATTGACACAGAAAGCCGCAACTCACCATGCTTTACAAGGTTTGTTTTAGTTAAACCCCATCTGCTTCTTCCCCTAGAAGAAGATTCATATGCGCTGAATCTTAGAATTTATTCCTTGCAACCCTTTCAGTTAAAGTGTCTCTCTCTGGTTGAGTTTCTTACAAAGACGAAATTAGCATTGTTTTGATGTCTTGTTTTGTCTGGTTAGGTTGAACCAGGGGCATGTGACCAGAGCTTTGGGATCCATGTGCTGAGTTTGCCAACTTCCTGAAAGCGTAGTGGCGCTCGCAAGGGAGAAAGCTGCAGAACTGGAAGATTTCTCCCCCAGAGAGGTCTGAATCCGTTTTTTGTCTCATTTGTACCTAAGAGTTGTGACAAAGGTTAAATAGTATTATGGTGGTTTGCAGGAGAGTGGAAGAGAAAGAGCAGAGAAGATGATCCGAGGAAATATCAAGAGGGACAGCCCGAGCTCACAAGTTTCTGAAAGAATTTGCAGAGATACCAGTTGATAAAATGGAGCCTAAAAGATTCACTTAAACGCCTATGCGAGTTGAAAGATGAGTTAGAGAAAGATGCTGTGGACTGCCACTGGCTCAAGCAGGTCCTCTGAAGACGAAAACAACACTTGATTTTTGTTGATCTTTTATGACAAAAACAGCACTTCTTTCTGAACAGAATCGAGTTTATCATAGATCAGTGTCCTGCAATGAATAGTATTTAGGAATTAGGAAGATGTTTCTCTAGCATCTTTTTGAGCATGAATTCATACGCGTGGCGAGAGCGTTGAAAACATGATATGGCCAACAAAATGATCAAGTTAATACCGTCTCTTTTACAAAAGCAAACTACAAGACAACGGCTACCGCAAAATAAACAGCAAAAAGACAAACAATAACCACATAAGAATCATCCTAACAGCCTTTCAATCTCGTGTTCATCAGTCAAGATCAAGAAGAGGGCGACGACCAATTGCATCAACCTGCTGCACTCTCACGATCAGCAGGAGAGACGATTCCTGATATGTCTTCTGTTCAGCTCCAGTACAATCGACTGGAAGGTTGGCTGTTCATTCACATACTCTTCCTCATCTCCTCAAAACGAGAAGCAGACTTCGCAACCAGCTCATTGTACATCTTCTCCCTCGCACAAAATCAGTCCGTGACTTCCTGAGACGTCTAACCTCAGACTTTAAGACCTTAGCCTCCTTCTTCATCCGCTTTTTCTCCAAACGCATCGCTCGCACCTTGGCCCTCTCTTCTTCTAGCTCTATGCGCAGCGCGTCCATCTCCTCGAGCTCCTTTCTCTGCCCTTCAAGTTCAGCCCTAGCAGTCCTGAGCTTACGCTTATACTCATATACCATCTTGTTCACACTCGCTATTGActacatttcaaaaaaaaaaaattatataagatcCCTTCACACCATAAGCACAAAGATCTGcaaattaaatgtaaaatacCCTAGCAGCACTGAGAGCATACTCGTTGTACAAAATCGGATAGAGTCGTGTCATCAAGAGGAGTAGGAAGATCGGTGGACGGATCATCACTGATCAAACGGAATANNNNNNNNNNNNNNNNNNNNNNNNNNNNNNNNNNNNNNNNNNNNNNNNNNNNNNNNNNNNNNNNNNNNNNNNNNNNNNNNNNNNNNNNNNNNNNNNNNNNGAGCCTCTTCTTTCATTATTGCGTCCTCTATAATAGAATGGGCGAGGTAAAATAAGAATAAcgtccctttttttttttaacacaggAATAAACGTTCTAAGAGCATACATTCTATTTTCTCCTCTATAAAGAGCATCAATATCCCTAGGCCCTTAAACCATCCTTTAAGGAGAAAGAGGAGAGGACCAAGAAGAATAATGGGGAAAATTTCTTATATAAAGGACAAATAAAAGTGTCCCTTAGATTACCatgaccagaaaaaaaaagaagagagatttaAGGGATTTGTGGAGTCCCTGGGGATACTGATGCTCTAATTTCcataaaaatagagtaactctattatagaataagTTTTGTTCCAATgatttactctataatagagttactctatttttgtaGAGAAAATAGCGTAAACCCACTTTttcactctatatttggagtgaAATAATGGTTTTACTCTATTTTCTCcacaaaaatagagtaactatattataaagtaaACCATTGGATCAAAACttactttataataaaattactctatttttgtaagaattatAGAAGAGAAAATAGAGTGTCATTCGAGATGCTCTAAGAAGagaaaaaagtttattttgtttACAATTTACTTTGGCTTTTTGCTTTTATTAACCACATGCAATTGATCATCATCAGCTCTCCACAAGACCACAACActtagttttcaaaatagatctcggctttgaagaagaagaatgtcaCCGGAGAGAAAGATGCAAGAATGTCTGAGCAAGTCTAGCTTCTCCAAGTCTCTGTCTCCAGGTCAAAACTGGAAATCTAAATCCAAGGTACATCCTCTGATCTCCACTCTCTGTTCCATTGAACTTGCTTTTGTTACCAAGAAGACTATATATCTACTTTATCTTCAACGTTTACACAAATGTGATACATGATCATAAGCTTTTACTTCATTCTTCTGCTGGTGATTGTTTTAGCTACAACTACAGACAAAGCCTGCAtgcaattattttttgtttactcaactgtttctgttttcttttcttaaagaGGATTATTCCGGAAGAGTTCTTGAGAGGCACCTGTGAGTCTTTTGAGCACAGAGTGGTGTTTAGCGTTCCATGGAACAATTCTTGGCAACTCTGGCTCCACCCAGACAAAAAAGGTCTGTTTATGATCAAAGAAGACTGGGATGAGTTTGTGGATGACAACTTTTTAGGTCCAGATGATACACTGGTCTTCACACACCAAAACACTATGTATTTCCAAGTGAGAATCTTCAAGAAAGATGGAAAAGAGATCATCTCTGCACCTCTTGGAGTTGAGCCTAAAAAGGAGACAACCTCTGCTTCTACCTCTGGTAATACCATTCAAATTGAAAAGAAACCATCCTCATTTTCTTTAAACTCAAAACTATTATACTTTTATCTCTAAGACAAAAGATATGGACTgcctattttttgtttttgtattggCTGCTGAACTTTCAGCAAGTGGAAGAACAACTACTCGTGGGAGAAAGAGTTGTGCTAATGTGCAAAACCCTGAGCGATACCTCTTAAACCCCCAAAACCCTTATTGTGCGAAGACTGTGACGAAATCAAACCATTTGCTGGTAAATACTTTTTTAGTTTCTAGTCACAAAAGTTACACAGTTTATTTTATTGAACTTGCAACTGAAACAAAGACTCGTCTTTTTCTATATATCTTTCATATTTGTGCAAGTAGCATGTGGGCACTCCGGTGATTAGGCAGTATGGCTTGGAGTTTGGTCCCCGTGATTCCTCCATGTACTTCATTCTTCCCGATGGAAAGAAAGTGGATGGCTTAACTAAGTATTACAGCGGTTCTCCTAGTTTCCTTGGCTGGGAGAATGTATGTCAACAGTACAACCTCAAAACAGGAGACACTGTTGTTTGTGAATTTGAGCTCTCAGGACGTGTGGTTGCGGGTGTTAGAGTTCACTTCGTAAATGAATGAGGAGATAACTCTGGTCTCCTTCCTATGAACTAGGTTTCTAAGCATATCTTTTACCAACCTCTATATTATTGTAATGCTCTAGATGTGACCTCTATGTTGGTTCAACGAGTTTGTAGCACTAAATGTGTTTCTGTTTGGTTTAACAAACTTGCAATGGTAAGATGTAGTACTAGTATAATCTGCTAATATACTTTGGTTCGGATTGGTACATAACTCCATAGTACAACAAACACTTCGGAATAAACTTAGGTAATGATCTTATTAATACGAGTCTTTTCCCCAAATATAATCTGAGCTCTATGTTGAAACAATTAAAAGGGACGGATGAGTCAAGAGGCTTTATGTGAGcgcaaaaaccaaaaataataaacaaacttGTTACCACCTCAAAAATGTAAGATCTAAAtgataaatgtaaaataaacttattttatttcactaatgttaataacaaaattttattattttgtttttcttatcaaAAAGGGAACATTCGgaatataaattagttttaataaaggAAAATAACTGAAACTCAAGTTATTTTTCCCCGAAAATATTACTAGTTTACTTGCCAAAAAATGTATGAAACTATTTCGAGCTTTCCAAAATTTACTTAAAACTCTGTCTGCattttttggtataaatgtTATGAAAATTCTGCATAATATCTTATCACAATAGAAACAATAATGATCTCTACTCTGCCCCAAGAATTGGTAGAAGAGATACTGTCTAGGGTTCCGGTCACATCTCTGAGGAGCCTACGATCAACGTGCAAAGGATGGTTCCATCAAGCTTTATTCAAAGATCCAAGATTCATCAAGAAGCACTTTGATAAAACAAGgcagtatcatgctctcatgcTGAATCACAAGGTATGTTCAGTGATATCCATCCACGGAGCTAACTGCGACGCTGAGACAATATTTGGTGTAGATGGACTTACCGTAGTTGATCTCCATGATAATGTAACCAAAGCCTTTCATCATTGTGATGGCTTGTTGCTATGCACCCACCCCAAGTCAAACATGCTTGTGGTTAGGAACCCGTTTTCAGGGAAAACCAGATGGATTCAACAGCAGAAGCCTTATTACAATAGCGCCTATGCTATGGGATACGACAAGAACGAACTGTGCCATAACTACAAAATCTTGAGGCTTCCGTGTTACTACGACCACGGGAAACCTGAATCATGGAAGAAACTTGATGTCACGACTCT is part of the Raphanus sativus cultivar WK10039 chromosome 5, ASM80110v3, whole genome shotgun sequence genome and harbors:
- the LOC130512539 gene encoding B3 domain-containing protein At5g25470-like — encoded protein: MSPERKMQECLSKSSFSKSLSPGQNWKSKSKRIIPEEFLRGTCESFEHRVVFSVPWNNSWQLWLHPDKKGLFMIKEDWDEFVDDNFLGPDDTLVFTHQNTMYFQVRIFKKDGKEIISAPLGVEPKKETTSASTSASGRTTTRGRKSCANVQNPERYLLNPQNPYCAKTVTKSNHLLHVGTPVIRQYGLEFGPRDSSMYFILPDGKKVDGLTKYYSGSPSFLGWENVCQQYNLKTGDTVVCEFELSGRVVAGVRVHFVNE